DNA from Methanomassiliicoccales archaeon:
AAGTATTAGTGGAGCAGATCGCCAACATGCCGCTTCGCACCCGCTTGGGAAAGAGCAAATTCGAGGAGGCAGTGGATAGCGAACTGGAGGCCATCAATAATGAAATGGAAAAGGCCTTCGAAGCCCTGGGAGGTAAATAGATGACTAGCAAAGAGTATAGATCCATATCTCAGATCGCAGGCCCCCTGGTCTTCGTGGAGAGGACGGAACCAGTGGGTTATAACGAGATAGCGGTTGTCACCCTCCCCAGTGGCGAGGAGAGGCGTGGCCAGGTCCTCGATTCCTCACACGAAGTGGTCGTCATCC
Protein-coding regions in this window:
- a CDS encoding V-type ATP synthase subunit B (produces ATP from ADP in the presence of a proton gradient across the membrane; the B subunit is part of the catalytic core of the ATP synthase complex), encoding MTSKEYRSISQIAGPLVFVERTEPVGYNEIAVVTLPSGEERRGQVLDSSHEVVVIQMFEGTAGVERSAGVKFTGETLRMPVSQDMLGRILSGSGEPL